The proteins below come from a single Campylobacter concisus genomic window:
- a CDS encoding Hcp family type VI secretion system effector codes for MSQPVYIKVKGSTQGLISSGASTEASIGNRYQSGHEDEIMAQEVSHIVTVPTDPQSGQPSGQRVHKPFSFTTSLNKAVPLLYNALTQGERLPEVEIYWYRTSTSGGAEHFFTTKLEDATITDITLVSPNAQDKLNSDKTELFKVSMNYRKIVWEHVAAGTSGSDDWREATKKA; via the coding sequence ATGTCACAACCAGTGTATATTAAAGTGAAAGGTTCTACACAAGGACTTATTTCAAGTGGTGCTTCAACAGAAGCTAGTATAGGCAATCGCTATCAGTCAGGTCACGAAGATGAGATCATGGCTCAAGAGGTTTCTCATATAGTAACAGTTCCAACTGATCCACAAAGTGGTCAACCATCAGGCCAAAGAGTTCATAAACCATTTAGCTTTACTACATCACTAAATAAAGCTGTTCCACTTCTTTACAATGCTTTAACACAAGGTGAAAGACTTCCAGAGGTTGAGATCTATTGGTATAGAACATCAACTAGTGGTGGTGCAGAGCATTTCTTTACTACAAAACTAGAAGATGCAACTATAACAGATATTACTCTAGTAAGTCCAAATGCTCAAGACAAGCTAAACAGTGATAAAACAGAGCTTTTCAAAGTTTCAATGAACTATAGAAAGATAGTTTGGGAACACGTAGCTGCAGGCACAAGCGGAAGCG